From Cygnus atratus isolate AKBS03 ecotype Queensland, Australia chromosome 1, CAtr_DNAZoo_HiC_assembly, whole genome shotgun sequence, the proteins below share one genomic window:
- the SLITRK6 gene encoding SLIT and NTRK-like protein 6 — MKLWILMVYSVLVASDPFQSENSFSSVRGSCQSLCSCEEKDDTMIINCEERGIKMVSEINVPPSRPFHLNLLNNGLTTLHVNDFAGLVNAISLHLGFNNIADIEPGAFSGLSLLKQLHINHNSLEILKEDTFNGLENLEFLQADNNFITVIEASAFSKLNRLKVLILNDNAIENLPPNIFRFVPLTHLDLRGNQLQTLPYVGFLEHIGRILDLQLEDNKWVCNCDLLQLKIWLENMPPQSIIGDVVCNNPPVIKGSILSRVKKESLCPTHPVNELEDPSGSLPLVVTTSIGDSHLSTKVIPILKAPTKEPGLVLHTSKPTTQFPGISCPIPCHCTSHMLSGVLMHCQERNIESLSDLGPPPTNPKKLILAGNIIQTLLKSDLVDYASLEMLHLGNNRIEILEEGSFMNMTRLQKLYLNGNHLTKLSQNLFLGLQHLEYLYLEYNAIKEVLPGTFNVMPKLKVLYLNNNLLQTLPPHIFSGVPLTRLNLKTNQFAHLPVSNVLDELDMLVQIELEDNPWDCTCDSVGLQKWIQKLSKNTMMGDIFCKSPGHLEKKELKSLNSEVLCPGLLNSPALPSHASFVVVTTSTTTTNTADTILRSLTDAVPLSVLILGLLIVLITIVFCAAGVVVLVLHRRRRCKKKQANEQMRDSSPVHLQYSMYGHKKTHHTTERPAAALYEQRMVTPMVQVYHSPSFSPKHTEQQEEGSEKEVKDSKHLRRSLLERENSSPLTGSNVKYKATDQSAEFLSFQDASCLYRNILEKERELQQLGITEYLRKNIVQLQPEMEVHYPGTHEELKLMETLMYSRPRKVFLEQTKNEYFELKANLHAEPDYLEVLEQQT, encoded by the coding sequence ATGAAGCTCTGGATTCTTATGGTATATTCAGTTCTGGTTGCATCTGACCCTTTCCAGTCagagaattctttttcttcagtcagaGGATCTTGTCAGAGTTTGTGTTCCTGTGAAGAAAAGGATGATACCATGATTATAAACTGTGAAGAAAGAGGCATCAAGATGGTATCAGAAATAAATGTCCCACCATCACGGCCTTTCCATCTTAATCTGTTAAACAATGGCCTGACTACGTTACATGTGAATGATTTTGCTGGCCTTGTTAATGCTATCTCTCTACATCTTGGATTTAATAACATTGCAGATATCGAGCCTGGGGCTTTCAGTGGTCTCAGCCTTCTTAAGCAACTTCATATCAATCACAATTCTTTAGAAATACTTAAAGAAGATACATTTAATGGATTGGAAAATTTGGAGTTTCTTCAAGCAGACAACAATTTCATCACAGTGATTGAAGCAAGTGCCTTTAGCAAGCTCAACAGGCTTAAAGTGCTTATTTTGAATGATAACGCCATTGAGAATCTTCCTCCGAACATATTTCGTTTTGTGCCATTGACCCATTTAGATCTTCGTGGAAACCAATTACAGACACTGCCATATGTTGGCTTTTTAGAACACATTGGTAGAATACTAGACCTTCAGTTGGAAGACAATAAATGGGTCTGTAACTGTGATTTGCTTCAGCTGAAGATATGGCTCGAAAACATGCCTCCTCAGTCTATAATAGGTGATGTTGTTTGCAATAACCCTCCAGTTATCAAAGGCAGCATCTTAAGCCGAGTGAAAAAAGAATCACTTTGTCCTACTCATCCTGTCAATGAACTTGAAGATCCTTCAGGGTCACTACCCTTGGTTGTAACCACCTCTATTGGTGATAGTCACCTATCAACTAAGGTCATTCCTATCCTGAAAGCTCCTACTAAAGAACCAGGTTTAGTGCTTCATACTTCAAAGCCAACTACTCAATTTCCAGGAATTTCTTGTCCCATTCCCTGTCACTGCACCAGCCATATGCTCTCAGGAGTTCTCATGCACTGCCAAGAGAGAAATATTGAAAGCTTGTCTGATTTAGGACCTCCTCCTACAAATCCTAAAAAGCTTATTCTAGCTGGAAACATTATTCAGACATTGCTGAAGTCAGATCTTGTGGACTATGCTAGCCTGGAAATGCTTCATCTGGGGAACAATCGTATTGAAATCCTCGAGGAAGGATCTTTTATGAATATGACTAGACTGCAGAAATTATATCTCAATGGCAATCATCTTACAAAGCTAAGTCAGAATCTCTTTCTTGGCCTTCAGCACCTTGAATACTTGTACCTTGAATATAATGCCATCAAAGAAGTTTTGCCGGGGACATTTAATGTGATGCCAAAACTTAAGGTCCTGTACTTAAATAACAACCTTCTGCAGACTTTACCACCCCATATCTTTTCAGGGGTTCCACTTACCAGATTAAACCTAAAAACAAACCAGTTTGCTCATCTGCCTGTGAGCAATGTCTTGGATGAACTGGATATGCTGGTACAAATTGAACTTGAAGACAACCCCTGGGATTGTACCTGTGATTCAGTTGGGCTACAAAAATGGATACAAAAGCTGAGTAAGAACACAATGATGGGTGatattttttgtaaatctcCAGGAcacctagaaaaaaaagaactgaaatccCTAAACAGTGAAGTCTTGTGTCCAGGTTTATTAAACAGCCCTGCCCTACCATCTCATGCCAGTTTTGTAGTTGTGACAACTTCTACTACTACTACCAACACTGCAGACACAATCCTGCGGTCCCTTACAGACGCTGTCCCACTTTCTGTTCTAATACTAGGACTGCTAATTGTGCTTATAACTATCGTATTTTGTGCAGCAGGCGTAGTTGTTCTTGTTCTGCATCGGCGGCGAAGATgtaaaaagaagcaagcaaatgaacaaatgagGGATAGTAGCCCAGTTCACCTCCAGTACAGCATGTATGGGCATAAGAAAACACACCACACAACAGAGcgcccagctgcagctctctaTGAGCAGCGTATGGTTACTCCCATGGTTCAGGTCTATCACAGTCCATCCTTTAGCCCCAAACACACTGAGCAACAAGAGGAAGGAAGTGAGAAAGAAGTTAAAGATTCCAAACATCTCCGCAGAAGCCTCCTGGAAAGAGAGAATAGTTCACCTCTTACTGGTTCAAATGTCAAATATAAAGCTACAGATCAATCTGctgaatttctgtcttttcaagaTGCCAGCTGCTTGTATAGAAACATtcttgaaaaagagagagaactgcAGCAACTAGGGATCACAGAGTACCTACGAAAAAATATTGTCCAGCTCCAGCCTGAAATGGAAGTTCATTATCCTGGAACACACGAGGAATTGAAGTTAATGGAGACACTAATGTACTCCAGACCAAGAAAAGTTTTTCTAGAACAAACTAAAAACGAGTATTTTGAACTCAAAGCTAATTTACATGCTGAGCCTGACTACCTGGAAGTCTTGGAGCAGCAAACATGA